The Verrucomicrobiales bacterium genome contains the following window.
ACGTCCCCGGCATCGAGCTCTCCCTCTGGCGCAGTCTCGATCTCCAGACTTGGACCCAGGTGACCGATGCAGAACTGGAACGCAACGGCTCCACTCTCATCTTCACCGACCCCGCGCCTCCCGCCGGGCAGACGTTTTACTCCGTCCGGCAGTGACTAAAGCTAGCAGTACAGCCGAAGCAGACTGCGAGCCGGTGTATGCTCAGTGCCATAGGTTCGGTGTGGCCAACTCCACCAAATGGTTGTCGAGATCTCGGAAGTAAATGCTGGCGGCGCCATTTGGCCAGCCAACACGGCTTTCGATGGCGATGCCCAGTTGTGACAGCTTGTCCTCCCATCCGGCCACCTCGCCGGCTTGGATTCCAAAGCAGACATGCAAAGGCCCTGCGCCGTCGTGGTCGGGGATCCAAGCCTCGTCGTTCAGTCGCGTCGGCTTCAGGGAATGACCCCGCGCAAACAGCAATAGAACTTGTGCTGCGGAGAGCCGAAGCGCACAGAACCGCTCATCACGGCGAAGTACCGGACAGCTCAGCAGATCCCCGTAGAACTTGATCGCGCGATCCAGATGGTTCACGTAAAGCGCGGTTTCCGCGATGTGCGTTGCCCTGAGGGTATCGGTATGGGAGGAGGGTGACAGGTTCATGATTCAGTTTTCCTGGGTGGGGTTTAAAACTCTTTTAACAACCGGCCTGCACCGACCAGCGGGGCCGCAAATCCATTCTCCCGCAGCGCATACCAGAAGAGAACAGCGTTGACGCCCAGGATAGGTATCCCGGTGACGGTTTCGAGCTTTTCCGTCACTTCCAGCAGGCTCATATTTGTCCCGCACTGGACGATGGCATCCAGCCGATTCTCTTTCGTGGCGAGCAGCTTCAGGATGGCCTCTTCTTTGGCCGCGTCAGGAATGTGGGCGATGTGCAGGGCGTTGGCACAGGAGAAACCCACGCTCGCAACGACCTCGAAACCGAGCTCTTCGAACATTCGCTTCGCAGACTCGTTGCCCAGCTTGTCAAACGGAGTGAGGAGACCAATACGGTGGGCGCCAAACTTCTTCAAAGCCGCGGGCATGGCCTCATGCGAAGATGCCCATCCCAGGCCGGTATGGGCTTGGAGGTGGGCGATCGGCAAGCGGATGGCTTCAAGACCGCCGACGACGTGCTCCAAGCTCATGCCCATGATCATGTATTCCGGTTGCGCCAGCGCCGCCACGTTCATGGCCGCCTCGAGTCCCCCGAGAAACTGCTTTTGGTAGCTCATCAGGTCACGCTTTGTCACCAACCTCGGACTAGGTGTGACGACATTAACCGTGTGCAGACCGACGCCACGCAAACCGTCCAGGCCTGGGTTCCCGAAGATGATGCTCCACAATTCATGCTCCATGCTCGTATTGGTGGCAGGAACAACCAGTCCGAACTTCCGTCGGAAACTCCGCGCATCGGGGTATCCCACGGACGCATCCAAACCTCGAAGTCCCCCGACGCTTCGACCGTTGAGGATGACCCCGGGAGCAGCCAGTTCTGGCATCGGCGGTCGGTTTAGATCAGGTATCCTAAAATTCCTGCCAGACAGCACCGCTTCAAACTCCACTCTGTCAGGCGCCAGGTAGGGCAATGAGCTCATAAAATCTCGTCCTGAGGCACGAACACGAATGTCGAGGGGGAGGACCGATGGCCAGCAGCTTCATCGAGAAATGACATTCCATGCTCGGCGGCTAGCCGCGCCATCTCTTCGGGCTCTGGAATACGCCCATTCGTGAACTCCGTCGCACATCGTGCGAACCATTCCTCAAAACCCGCAGGCGACAGCGCGATGATCAGGTGTAAGGGACTATCACCGATGTTTTTGAACCCATGCGGGACTTGCCGCGGGACGCAGATCACGCTTCCGGGGAGGCATTTCCTACGCACACGGGGGTCACTCGTCATGATTGTTCTCTTGTCTTTCATAGTTCCGATTCGCTCTTTCAATCTTCCTGAGAAGGTTAGAACCGTCGTGACGAGTTCCGGAAATATCATGTTCCTTGAGTCGTAATACCCGCTGGGTATGGTTGGGGTTGGCATGGAACTACGCCATCTCCGCTATTTTGTCGTCGTGGCCGAAGAGCAGAACGTAACGCGTGCAGCGGCCCGCCTTCACCTCTCGCAACCGCCGCTGACGCGGCAGATTCACGATCTCGAGAACGAGCTGGGAGTTGCCTTGTTCACGCGAAGCGGAAAGATCATTCGGCTCACCGACGCCGGTCGAGTCTTTCTTGAGGAGGCCAGGGCCTCGCTAAAGCGTGTGGAGGAAGCAGTCAGAAAGGTTCGGGATGTCGCCTCCGGAGGTCAGGGAGAGCTGCACCTCGGATATGCGCCAACGCCCACCGTGGAGATCCTCCCGAAGTTGTTGAGGACGTTTCGAAAAGAGTTTCCCCATGTTCGTGTCGTTCTGCACGACCACTCGTCGCCGGAGATGCTGGCCGGTCTTCGACACGGCCGACTGCACGCGGCGCTCATGATGCAGCCCTCAACCCAGGCGGCTCGGGGTCTGACCTTCAAGCAGTTGAAGACGTACCCGGTTGGGATCGCTCTGCCAGCAAACCATCCTTTCGCACGCCGCCGCAAGGTGTCCCTGGACGATGCCTGCGCGGCGCCGATTGTCGCCTATTCCCGTCAGCAGTATCCCGACTACCACGACTTCGTCGCCCTCAGGATTGGGCGCCGAGCGAGAAAGCTCCGCATCGTCGAAGAGTGCGACAGCGGCGCCAGCCTCGCCGCGGCCGTCGAGTCAGGCAAGGGTGTGTGCAT
Protein-coding sequences here:
- a CDS encoding LysR family transcriptional regulator, with translation MELRHLRYFVVVAEEQNVTRAAARLHLSQPPLTRQIHDLENELGVALFTRSGKIIRLTDAGRVFLEEARASLKRVEEAVRKVRDVASGGQGELHLGYAPTPTVEILPKLLRTFRKEFPHVRVVLHDHSSPEMLAGLRHGRLHAALMMQPSTQAARGLTFKQLKTYPVGIALPANHPFARRRKVSLDDACAAPIVAYSRQQYPDYHDFVALRIGRRARKLRIVEECDSGASLAAAVESGKGVCICASIFATTVGRRLTFLPLDPPPPPAVVGIAHRREKLPATTEALVRAAQSSSQPSD
- a CDS encoding VOC family protein; the protein is MNLSPSSHTDTLRATHIAETALYVNHLDRAIKFYGDLLSCPVLRRDERFCALRLSAAQVLLLFARGHSLKPTRLNDEAWIPDHDGAGPLHVCFGIQAGEVAGWEDKLSQLGIAIESRVGWPNGAASIYFRDLDNHLVELATPNLWH